The following are from one region of the Alicyclobacillus fastidiosus genome:
- a CDS encoding acryloyl-CoA reductase yields the protein MENFRAFVVDQKAADFTAGVRELTLDDLPAGEVTIRVRYSSVNYKDGIVSQPNSRLVRTYPMVPGIDLAGEVMHSEDKRFREGDQVIVTSYQLGTGHFGGFSEVARVPADWVVPLPQGLTMREAMILGTAGFTSALSLKRMEDNGLSPDRGPVLVTGATGGVGSTAVSMFSQLGYSVTASTRKVSEHAFLKELGAREIVHPNELVVPEGQPFIDLPERWAGAVDPVAGKSLIYIFHTLQYGGSVAVSGFTGGAEVATTVFPIMRRAIAFIGIDSVECPMAVRAPLWERIGAELKPKTALEQIVEEGTLDTLPEVLERILKGEARGRTIIRL from the coding sequence ATGGAAAACTTTCGTGCATTTGTTGTGGACCAAAAAGCGGCGGATTTTACCGCAGGCGTTCGTGAGTTGACGCTCGATGATTTGCCCGCTGGCGAGGTGACCATCCGCGTTCGCTATTCCAGCGTAAATTACAAGGATGGCATTGTCTCACAACCTAACAGTCGATTAGTACGGACGTATCCAATGGTTCCAGGCATCGATTTAGCCGGTGAGGTGATGCACTCAGAGGACAAGCGATTCCGTGAGGGCGACCAAGTGATTGTTACGAGTTATCAACTCGGAACAGGTCACTTCGGCGGGTTTAGTGAAGTGGCCCGGGTGCCAGCCGATTGGGTCGTCCCGTTGCCTCAAGGGCTCACGATGCGCGAGGCGATGATTCTCGGTACAGCTGGTTTCACGTCTGCGCTCTCGCTCAAGCGCATGGAGGACAATGGACTTTCGCCGGATCGGGGACCTGTTCTCGTCACGGGAGCGACAGGGGGCGTCGGAAGTACGGCGGTGTCGATGTTCAGCCAGTTAGGGTACTCTGTCACTGCGTCCACGCGGAAGGTGTCAGAGCATGCATTTTTGAAAGAACTGGGCGCCAGGGAAATCGTTCACCCGAACGAGTTGGTCGTGCCCGAAGGACAACCGTTTATCGATCTGCCGGAACGCTGGGCGGGCGCGGTCGATCCGGTCGCAGGCAAGTCTCTCATTTACATATTTCACACGCTCCAGTACGGCGGCTCTGTGGCCGTGAGCGGTTTTACCGGCGGGGCTGAAGTCGCCACCACCGTTTTCCCCATCATGCGGCGTGCTATAGCTTTCATTGGTATTGACTCGGTCGAATGTCCCATGGCTGTACGTGCTCCACTATGGGAGCGGATTGGGGCGGAATTAAAACCTAAGACAGCGCTTGAACAAATCGTGGAAGAGGGGACACTTGACACATTGCCTGAGGTACTGGAGCGCATTTTGAAGGGCGAAGCGCGCGGGCGGACGATTATTCGACTGTAA
- a CDS encoding sugar phosphate isomerase/epimerase: MRLGGPIFEQVDDLDELVKAHQRLGYSAAYCKYVKDPYEREEYKQAFQEADIVLAELGAYCISISEPDPKQREMNIQKVIDRLCKAEEMGAKCCVMHGGSYNTDGCVQGHPDNFSEANIEHNVRVIQRILDEVQPVHTKLVLETESYVLPDSPDLYLQLFNEVNRPGFGMHLDPVNMIISPRHFYYNGDFVRECFAKMGPHIVSCHAKDTTLVDHATVQISETFVGNGFLDYDVYLSQLMKLPSEPPLMIEHLSQQELPRALNYLFSKADELGFSFKHSELREEIEPKA; encoded by the coding sequence ATGCGATTGGGTGGACCGATATTTGAACAGGTAGACGACTTGGATGAACTGGTGAAAGCGCATCAGCGGCTGGGGTACTCCGCCGCATATTGCAAATACGTGAAAGATCCGTATGAACGTGAGGAATACAAGCAGGCTTTCCAGGAGGCCGATATCGTGCTTGCGGAACTGGGAGCTTATTGTATTAGCATTTCGGAGCCGGATCCCAAGCAACGAGAAATGAATATCCAGAAAGTGATCGACCGCCTGTGCAAGGCAGAGGAGATGGGTGCGAAATGCTGCGTGATGCATGGGGGAAGTTACAATACAGACGGGTGCGTACAAGGACACCCGGATAACTTCTCGGAAGCCAACATCGAGCACAATGTCCGCGTGATTCAGAGGATTCTGGACGAGGTGCAGCCAGTCCATACCAAGTTGGTCCTCGAGACCGAATCGTATGTACTGCCCGACAGCCCAGATCTGTACCTACAATTGTTTAACGAGGTAAATCGACCTGGTTTTGGGATGCACCTCGATCCGGTCAACATGATCATCAGTCCTCGTCATTTTTACTATAACGGTGATTTTGTGCGAGAATGTTTCGCAAAAATGGGACCCCACATCGTGAGTTGTCACGCGAAGGACACGACACTCGTCGATCACGCCACGGTTCAAATCAGCGAAACGTTCGTAGGAAATGGCTTTTTGGACTACGACGTCTATTTGTCTCAGTTAATGAAATTACCTAGCGAACCTCCATTGATGATCGAACATCTCAGTCAGCAGGAATTGCCTCGAGCATTGAACTATTTGTTCTCAAAGGCGGATGAGCTGGGATTTTCCTTTAAACATTCAGAACTGCGGGAAGAAATCGAGCCAAAGGCTTAA
- a CDS encoding sugar ABC transporter permease yields MQKLLQNKWTIAFFVLPALVVYVFVVPLPVFESIYDSFFNWDLISPMKFVALKNYIELFVSDPFFYLILKNTVIFTIVCIVLQLPLAMLLAYWLQDRKLFASKFFRNVFFLPTVLSGTAIGILWQFLYQPQIGLINVVIRMLGFTNFSKAWLADPTFAIYAVAFCVSWQFFGYHMVIYLAGMSTVPHEVIESARMDGANGWNTFRFVTFPMMRPFVQISVVLITTSSLKVFDNVLALTGGGPGNDSSVLSLYMYKNAFLYSRYGYASAIATLLLILNVLLTLSISYAFREREVRRRRKVMVSNGAEPHLSSIV; encoded by the coding sequence ATGCAAAAATTACTACAGAATAAATGGACTATCGCGTTTTTCGTACTCCCAGCCCTCGTTGTCTATGTGTTCGTAGTTCCATTGCCTGTCTTTGAATCGATCTACGACAGCTTCTTCAATTGGGATCTGATCAGCCCAATGAAGTTTGTCGCACTGAAAAACTACATTGAATTATTCGTGTCCGACCCGTTTTTTTACTTGATACTGAAGAACACCGTGATCTTTACGATCGTCTGTATCGTGCTACAGCTGCCTTTGGCGATGCTTCTCGCTTATTGGTTGCAGGATCGCAAACTGTTCGCTAGCAAGTTCTTTCGAAATGTGTTCTTTCTACCGACGGTTCTCTCGGGAACCGCTATCGGGATCTTGTGGCAATTCCTCTATCAACCACAAATTGGTTTGATTAACGTTGTCATTCGCATGCTCGGATTTACCAACTTCAGTAAGGCGTGGCTGGCGGATCCAACCTTCGCGATATACGCGGTGGCGTTCTGTGTGTCATGGCAATTTTTTGGCTATCACATGGTGATCTACCTTGCAGGTATGTCCACGGTCCCCCATGAAGTCATCGAGTCCGCGCGCATGGACGGGGCAAACGGGTGGAATACGTTTCGCTTTGTCACGTTTCCAATGATGCGGCCCTTTGTGCAAATCAGTGTGGTATTGATCACCACCAGTTCCTTAAAGGTGTTCGATAACGTGTTGGCTTTGACAGGCGGCGGCCCAGGCAATGACTCGTCGGTATTGTCCCTGTACATGTACAAAAACGCATTTCTGTATTCCCGATATGGGTATGCCAGTGCCATCGCCACGCTGCTTCTGATACTGAACGTCCTATTAACGCTTTCCATCTCGTACGCCTTTCGGGAACGTGAGGTAAGACGCCGTAGAAAGGTGATGGTTTCGAATGGCGCTGAGCCGCATCTCTCATCTATTGTTTAG
- a CDS encoding carbohydrate ABC transporter permease: protein MALSRISHLLFRTLQYVVLVVLALSILYPLFWVLSGSFKTSAQLQLHPWSLPTRLNFQIYRSVLVNYHLQWNLLNSILITAATVIIVTVLSVLCAYGITRMKWRFSKWTLGFILLGILVPVHATLIPLYTMLQGLQQYIDIRIVLVIPYLAFGLPVSIFIMCGFFRSLPIELEEAAVIDGTSIIGAFFRVILPISRPALATAAIFTFIGAWNELLFALVFLQQSDTQTIPVALLQFIGAYNTNWAYVFAAIVITIVPSIVFYVFLQNKIIEGTTAGAIKL from the coding sequence ATGGCGCTGAGCCGCATCTCTCATCTATTGTTTAGAACCCTACAGTACGTGGTCCTGGTTGTTTTGGCACTCTCCATTTTGTATCCCCTGTTCTGGGTACTCAGTGGGTCATTTAAAACGTCCGCTCAGCTTCAGTTGCATCCGTGGTCGCTTCCGACACGGTTGAACTTTCAAATCTATCGATCCGTTCTGGTCAATTACCATCTGCAGTGGAATTTGCTGAACAGCATTCTAATCACTGCAGCTACAGTGATCATCGTGACCGTTCTCAGCGTCTTGTGTGCATACGGGATCACGAGGATGAAATGGAGGTTCAGCAAGTGGACGCTCGGATTTATTCTACTTGGCATTCTTGTTCCTGTGCACGCCACGCTGATTCCGCTCTACACGATGCTGCAAGGTTTGCAACAGTACATCGATATTCGGATCGTGCTCGTCATACCGTACCTGGCATTTGGCTTGCCGGTGTCGATTTTCATCATGTGCGGATTCTTCCGCTCCCTCCCGATTGAGTTGGAAGAAGCCGCGGTCATAGACGGGACTAGTATCATTGGAGCTTTTTTCCGGGTGATCCTGCCGATCTCCAGGCCCGCTCTAGCTACGGCTGCCATATTCACCTTCATTGGAGCGTGGAATGAACTACTATTTGCGTTGGTATTCTTGCAACAATCGGATACCCAAACCATTCCGGTCGCCTTATTGCAGTTCATCGGCGCATACAACACAAATTGGGCGTACGTGTTTGCAGCGATCGTGATCACAATCGTACCAAGTATCGTGTTTTATGTGTTTCTGCAAAACAAAATCATCGAAGGCACCACTGCTGGGGCCATCAAACTATAA
- a CDS encoding zinc-binding dehydrogenase — protein MKKVAVVGKRRVGLVEAPIPSPSDEMVVVKVNVAPMCSEYKTYLSGKETDCLGHEAVGEVVEASSVSRVHIGDRVVAMPLNGCGECRYCLAGDYIHCLNNTMQDATMAQYVLKPSFILRRVPDDIPDELASLACCALGPSFGAFERMSLNAYDTVLVTGLGPVGLGAVVNARFRGARVIAVESNEYRANLAREIGAQAVFDPSDPDLVAEIANRFGASGVDYAIDCSGTVAAHRTCIDVVRRKGQVALVGECHHETPIVASRDFIRKGLTLFGSWHYNLNDFPKLMDMIRTFPAVKQLVSHVYPMSQIQQAFETSASQQCAKILIKPWQ, from the coding sequence GTGAAAAAGGTAGCCGTGGTTGGAAAGCGTCGCGTCGGACTGGTAGAGGCTCCGATACCGTCGCCATCAGATGAGATGGTCGTCGTCAAAGTAAACGTCGCACCGATGTGCAGTGAATACAAAACTTATTTGTCTGGCAAGGAAACCGATTGTCTTGGACACGAGGCCGTTGGCGAGGTGGTCGAGGCGTCAAGTGTGAGTCGCGTTCACATTGGCGATCGCGTCGTTGCTATGCCTCTCAATGGGTGCGGGGAGTGCAGGTATTGTTTAGCCGGCGACTACATTCATTGTCTCAACAACACGATGCAAGATGCGACGATGGCACAGTATGTCCTAAAGCCGTCCTTCATCCTCAGGAGAGTTCCTGATGATATTCCCGATGAACTGGCCTCTTTAGCGTGTTGTGCGCTTGGGCCCTCATTCGGAGCGTTTGAACGCATGTCTCTGAACGCCTACGATACGGTTCTCGTCACTGGCTTAGGCCCGGTAGGACTCGGAGCGGTTGTCAATGCAAGGTTTCGGGGAGCCAGGGTGATTGCGGTGGAATCAAATGAATATCGCGCCAATTTAGCCCGTGAAATCGGTGCCCAAGCCGTTTTCGACCCCTCTGATCCCGATTTGGTGGCAGAGATTGCGAATCGCTTTGGAGCGTCGGGCGTCGATTATGCGATCGATTGCTCAGGCACAGTGGCAGCGCATCGAACTTGCATTGACGTTGTCCGTCGTAAAGGGCAGGTCGCACTCGTTGGTGAGTGCCATCACGAGACGCCGATTGTAGCGAGCAGGGACTTCATTCGAAAAGGGCTCACGCTATTTGGCTCTTGGCATTATAACTTGAACGATTTTCCAAAACTGATGGACATGATTCGTACGTTTCCCGCCGTCAAGCAACTTGTCTCACATGTGTATCCCATGAGCCAGATACAGCAAGCGTTTGAAACGTCCGCTTCGCAACAGTGTGCAAAGATTCTGATCAAACCGTGGCAGTAA
- a CDS encoding extracellular solute-binding protein, which yields MRKPVFACMSVLMALPLVVSGCGTTSASGKGSDSGKITLTIEFQRLSTDDQWANWMQDNIKLFEQAHPNVTFNVTDNASSNTYLTKVTSQMAAGTTADIFEGWTSNRMQEFVNSGRVLDITSYLKSNATLNSEVMKTVLPATTFNGKVYGLPTTLDSEVVFYNKDIFQKYGLQVPKTYNDLLNIIKTLKTHNITPISMSNQESFNGAIPLQMIEERIGGLDSYQGLVDGSIPWTSQPVLQASSQIQQLIHMGAFNANPNSTSSDQSIAALQAGQAAMYINGTWDIQQLTGKNMNFGAFNFPSISGGKGSANDLIELPNDALYISSHAKNQSTAEEFLAFCLSKPRQLAEAKANQLIATNTTLPSGTMSPLAVEVHQLQSAATGSMFPFDLPLGTNMGEQFDNATQLLYTGQSPNTVFENFENLVKSSAN from the coding sequence ATGAGGAAACCTGTATTCGCGTGTATGTCTGTATTGATGGCACTTCCTCTTGTGGTTTCAGGATGTGGTACGACGAGCGCGTCCGGTAAAGGTTCAGACTCGGGGAAAATTACACTGACGATTGAGTTCCAGCGGTTGTCTACGGATGACCAGTGGGCGAATTGGATGCAAGACAACATCAAGCTGTTTGAGCAAGCTCACCCAAATGTCACGTTCAATGTGACAGATAATGCTTCGTCGAATACGTACTTGACCAAAGTCACATCCCAGATGGCAGCCGGCACCACAGCCGATATATTCGAGGGGTGGACATCCAACAGGATGCAGGAATTTGTGAACTCCGGCAGGGTTTTGGACATCACAAGTTACTTGAAGTCAAATGCCACGCTGAACAGCGAGGTGATGAAAACGGTCCTCCCAGCTACGACGTTTAATGGCAAAGTGTACGGCTTACCCACGACACTAGACTCGGAAGTCGTTTTTTACAACAAAGATATCTTTCAAAAATACGGTCTTCAAGTCCCCAAAACCTACAATGACCTTTTGAACATCATAAAAACACTGAAAACTCATAATATAACGCCGATTTCGATGTCTAATCAGGAATCGTTTAATGGCGCGATTCCGTTACAGATGATTGAAGAGAGGATAGGAGGGCTCGACTCGTATCAAGGGTTAGTCGACGGATCGATCCCGTGGACATCACAACCGGTTTTACAGGCTTCTTCCCAGATTCAGCAGTTGATTCATATGGGGGCCTTTAACGCCAACCCCAATAGTACGTCTTCTGATCAGTCGATCGCGGCGCTGCAGGCGGGGCAGGCGGCCATGTACATCAACGGGACTTGGGACATCCAGCAGTTAACGGGCAAAAATATGAACTTTGGCGCGTTTAACTTCCCGAGCATCTCTGGTGGAAAGGGAAGTGCCAATGATCTGATTGAACTGCCTAACGATGCGTTATACATTAGCTCTCATGCCAAAAACCAATCGACGGCAGAAGAATTCTTGGCATTTTGTCTATCCAAACCTCGCCAACTGGCGGAGGCCAAGGCAAACCAGCTAATCGCGACGAATACGACGCTGCCAAGCGGCACGATGAGTCCATTGGCAGTCGAAGTGCATCAACTGCAGTCAGCAGCCACTGGTTCTATGTTCCCGTTTGACTTGCCTCTAGGGACCAACATGGGAGAGCAATTTGATAACGCCACGCAGCTACTATACACCGGTCAATCCCCTAACACTGTGTTTGAGAACTTCGAGAATCTGGTGAAAAGTAGCGCGAATTAA
- a CDS encoding AraC family transcriptional regulator, giving the protein MDRPTMMLTADEFIADAYFKLLHSEIATSYPPHWHEFFEIHLFVGGQGTHIMNGEVFPISKGTFFLVHPSDVHQIVSTSEEPLDLYNFVFCREFLCDEIYNLALCGSQRFMALVQSKDFVEIKREFELIEREALSPSFGSRQVIRGAAERILIYLRRSCQSKMDATSTRTFTHYQSIQRALVYIHENFRENISLERVAQHVQLSPNYFSACFRENVGIQFQKYVQTLRLRFAKSLLSMSDLAITDIVYDSGFNTLTHFERVFRNHYGVSPREFRKDRLPKTARYDS; this is encoded by the coding sequence ATGGATCGGCCTACGATGATGCTCACGGCGGACGAATTCATCGCGGATGCTTATTTTAAATTGCTTCACTCTGAAATAGCTACCTCCTATCCACCTCATTGGCACGAATTTTTTGAAATACACTTATTTGTAGGTGGTCAAGGGACTCATATTATGAATGGCGAGGTATTTCCAATTTCGAAAGGGACGTTCTTCCTGGTTCATCCATCCGACGTACACCAAATCGTGTCCACATCAGAGGAACCACTCGATTTGTACAACTTTGTCTTTTGTCGTGAATTTTTATGTGACGAGATCTACAATCTAGCTCTGTGCGGATCTCAGCGCTTCATGGCGTTGGTTCAAAGCAAGGATTTTGTTGAGATTAAACGGGAATTTGAACTCATTGAACGTGAGGCGTTGAGCCCAAGTTTCGGCTCGCGGCAGGTGATTCGGGGCGCGGCCGAGCGAATCCTCATTTACTTGAGACGGTCTTGCCAAAGTAAAATGGATGCAACTTCTACGCGAACCTTCACCCACTATCAGTCGATTCAAAGGGCATTGGTCTATATTCATGAGAATTTCCGAGAAAACATCAGCCTAGAGCGTGTAGCACAACACGTTCAGTTGTCGCCCAACTATTTTAGCGCATGCTTTCGAGAAAACGTCGGAATACAATTTCAAAAGTACGTCCAAACGTTACGGCTCCGATTTGCGAAGTCGCTCCTGTCGATGTCAGACCTGGCCATCACAGATATCGTGTACGATTCAGGGTTCAACACGCTCACTCATTTTGAACGGGTGTTTAGAAATCATTATGGGGTGTCCCCTCGGGAATTCAGGAAAGACAGACTCCCGAAAACGGCTCGATACGATTCGTGA
- a CDS encoding aldo/keto reductase — protein MSSNVSAKMSGSFAIGGDLSVNRLGYGAMQLTGPGVWGPPRDHEEAIRVLRRAVELGVTFIDTADSYGPFVSEMLIKEALRPYPDDLVIATKAGLTRSGPNDWRPVGRPEYLRQQVELSLRHLGLETIDLLQLHRIDPKVPLEDQVGELALLQKEGKIRYIGLSEVTVEELEQASKTAQIVSVQNLYNLAKRDAEPVLEHCEAHNIAFIPWFPLATGELAKEGGPLDELAKRHNAKPSQLALAWLLKRSRVMLPIPGTSSVGHLEENVAAAGIQLNDEEFSTLSRAV, from the coding sequence ATGTCAAGCAACGTATCCGCCAAAATGTCGGGTTCCTTTGCCATTGGCGGAGATCTATCAGTCAATCGGCTCGGCTATGGCGCTATGCAGTTAACCGGGCCCGGGGTGTGGGGTCCTCCGCGGGATCACGAGGAAGCTATTCGAGTTCTGCGCCGTGCGGTCGAGCTCGGTGTAACGTTCATCGACACCGCGGATTCGTATGGTCCGTTTGTCTCGGAGATGCTCATCAAAGAGGCGCTGCGCCCCTACCCGGATGATCTCGTCATTGCTACGAAGGCAGGGCTCACGCGATCCGGCCCGAACGATTGGCGCCCAGTCGGTCGCCCTGAATACTTAAGGCAACAGGTTGAGTTGAGTCTACGTCACTTGGGCTTGGAGACCATCGACCTCTTGCAGCTACACCGAATCGACCCCAAAGTTCCCTTAGAAGATCAAGTGGGTGAACTCGCTCTTTTACAAAAGGAAGGAAAAATACGCTATATCGGCTTAAGCGAAGTCACTGTCGAGGAATTAGAGCAAGCTTCGAAAACCGCTCAAATCGTCTCGGTGCAAAACCTGTACAATCTGGCGAAACGCGATGCTGAACCTGTTCTCGAACACTGTGAAGCGCACAACATCGCATTCATTCCTTGGTTCCCTCTGGCTACAGGCGAGTTGGCAAAAGAAGGTGGACCACTTGACGAGTTGGCCAAGCGTCACAATGCCAAACCCTCGCAGCTTGCCCTTGCGTGGTTGCTCAAGCGCTCCCGCGTGATGCTGCCCATCCCCGGAACTTCGTCTGTCGGCCATTTGGAAGAAAATGTAGCAGCAGCTGGGATCCAACTGAACGACGAAGAGTTTTCGACACTCTCGCGTGCGGTCTGA